Proteins co-encoded in one Acinetobacter lwoffii genomic window:
- a CDS encoding 2-hydroxyacid dehydrogenase: protein MIVISSTVPNIEAILVKSFQKYAPAGSFCTVDSPEADQATTVAAWFPDLEKLQKLPELGLIHSIAAGVEHLNLNAVRSDQAVCRVLDPHHQKGMFDYLLWGVLYFQRYFDRMIQQQKQQLWKQYRQSYSHHIQIGIMGLGHMGGYVAERFADMGYQVSGWSNSPKEIAQVKSYVGSEQISEFLAQSQILINLLPLTEENTGILSAELFQQLPEQAALIHVGRGQHLIEQDLLNALDSGQLRGAIIDVFEQEPLAAEHSFWQHEKIVVTPHVASHAPMSVVVEQILENDRRLNLGLDLCHQVDVNKGY from the coding sequence ATGATTGTGATATCCAGTACTGTGCCAAATATTGAAGCAATTCTGGTGAAGTCTTTTCAGAAATATGCGCCTGCTGGCAGTTTCTGTACAGTGGACAGCCCGGAAGCTGATCAGGCAACGACAGTTGCTGCCTGGTTTCCAGATCTGGAAAAACTCCAAAAACTTCCAGAACTTGGCCTGATTCATTCCATTGCTGCCGGGGTCGAGCATTTAAACTTAAATGCTGTACGCTCAGATCAAGCCGTTTGCCGGGTACTGGATCCACATCATCAAAAAGGCATGTTTGATTATCTGCTCTGGGGCGTGCTGTATTTCCAGCGTTATTTTGACCGCATGATCCAGCAGCAAAAGCAGCAGCTATGGAAGCAGTATCGCCAAAGTTATAGCCATCATATCCAGATCGGGATTATGGGCCTTGGCCATATGGGCGGTTATGTGGCAGAACGTTTTGCCGACATGGGCTATCAGGTGTCTGGGTGGTCCAATTCCCCAAAAGAGATTGCTCAGGTCAAAAGCTATGTCGGATCAGAACAAATTTCCGAGTTTTTGGCCCAAAGTCAGATCCTGATTAATCTGCTGCCACTCACTGAAGAAAATACCGGCATTCTTTCTGCTGAATTATTTCAGCAGTTGCCTGAACAAGCAGCATTAATTCATGTAGGAAGGGGTCAGCATTTAATCGAGCAGGATCTACTCAATGCACTGGATTCCGGCCAGTTACGTGGTGCAATTATCGACGTATTTGAACAGGAGCCATTAGCTGCTGAACATTCATTCTGGCAGCATGAAAAGATCGTAGTTACACCACATGTCGCCTCACATGCGCCCATGTCTGTGGTAGTGGAACAGATTCTGGAAAATGACCGACGTTTAAATCTCGGGCTGGATTTGTGCCATCAGGTAGATGTTAATAAAGGCTATTAA
- a CDS encoding enoyl-CoA hydratase-related protein yields MWEMIQTQIQQGVATLSFNRPDSLNSFNRQMHEEVQQVLKNWNTDPDIRVIVIRGRGRAFSAGQDLKERAGQLGNVPLPPQGSLAKYYNPLINLIRQSPKPVIAAVNGVAAGAGANIALACDLVIAKESARFIQAFSKIGLIPDAGGTWMLPRLIGYARAMALTFLGEPVHAKEAAEMGMIWKMLPDTEFDAYIDDIAQRLSQQPTYALALTKQALQRSAENNMDQQLELEQNLQYLALSSQDYKEGVQAFVEKRPAQFTGC; encoded by the coding sequence ATGTGGGAAATGATTCAAACCCAGATTCAGCAAGGCGTCGCGACCTTAAGCTTTAACCGTCCAGATTCACTCAACAGTTTTAACCGGCAAATGCATGAGGAAGTGCAGCAGGTACTGAAAAACTGGAATACAGATCCGGATATTCGGGTGATTGTGATTCGCGGCAGAGGCCGGGCGTTTTCAGCAGGACAGGATTTAAAAGAACGTGCTGGACAGCTCGGCAATGTGCCTTTGCCACCGCAAGGCTCGCTGGCCAAATACTATAATCCCTTGATTAACCTGATCCGCCAGAGTCCCAAACCGGTGATTGCAGCAGTGAATGGTGTGGCTGCCGGTGCAGGTGCCAATATCGCACTGGCCTGTGATCTGGTCATTGCCAAGGAAAGTGCCCGATTTATTCAGGCTTTTTCTAAAATTGGCTTGATTCCTGATGCCGGTGGCACCTGGATGTTGCCACGTTTAATCGGTTATGCACGTGCCATGGCACTCACTTTTCTGGGCGAACCGGTGCATGCCAAAGAGGCCGCCGAAATGGGCATGATCTGGAAAATGCTTCCAGATACAGAATTTGATGCTTATATCGACGACATTGCACAGCGATTATCTCAACAGCCGACTTATGCGCTGGCTTTAACCAAACAGGCCTTGCAACGCAGTGCTGAAAATAACATGGACCAGCAACTGGAGCTGGAACAAAACCTGCAATATCTGGCTCTGAGCAGTCAGGACTATAAAGAAGGTGTCCAGGCTTTTGTCGAAAAACGCCCTGCACAATTTACCGGATGCTAA